One stretch of Kogia breviceps isolate mKogBre1 chromosome 18, mKogBre1 haplotype 1, whole genome shotgun sequence DNA includes these proteins:
- the ZNF829 gene encoding zinc finger protein 829 isoform X3, translating into MVDRELTRGLCSDLESMCETKLLSLKKRHFSQVMFTHEDIPTFIRPTFLIPHQKTINEEKPCECKICGKAFNQNSHFVQHQRIHSAEKNYECKECGKSFSRGSLVARHQRIHTGEKPYECKECGKAFSCSSYFSQHQRIHTGEKPYECKECGKAFNYCSNLNDHQRIHTGEKPYECKVCGKAFTKSSQLFPHLRIHTGEKPYECKECGKAFTQHSRLIQHHRMHTGEKPYKCKECEKAFSSASTLTNHHRIHAGKKLYECKECGKAFIQSSELIQHQRIHTDEKPYECNECGKAFNKGSNLTRHQRIHTGEKPYDCKECGKAFGSRSDLIRHEGIHIG; encoded by the exons ATGGTTGACAGAGAGCTGACGAGAGGCCTTTGTTCAG ATCTGGAATCCATGTGTGAGACCAAGTTACTCTCTCTAAAGAAGAGACATTTTAGTCAAGTGATGTTTACCCATGAAGACATACCCACTTTTATTCGGCCCACGTTTCTTATTCCACATCAAAAAACTATTAATGAAGAGAAGCCCTGTGAATGTAAAATATGTGGAAAGGCCTTTAATCAAAACTCACACTTTGTtcaacatcagagaattcattcTGCTGAAAAAAACTATGAATGTAAGGAGTGTGGGAAGTCCTTTAGTCGTGGCTCACTTGTTGCTCGACATCAGAGGATTCACACTGGTGAAAAACCCTATGAGTGTAAAGAATGCGGCAAGGCTTTTAGTTGTAGTTCATATTTTTCTCAACATCAGAGGATTCACACtggtgagaaaccctatgaatgtaaggaatgtggaaaagcctttaaTTATTGCTCAAACCTTAATgatcatcagagaattcacactggtgaaaaaccctatgaatgtaaagtGTGTGGAAAAGCCTTTACTAAGAGTTCACAACTTTTTCCACATCTgagaattcatactggtgagaaaccttatgaatgtaaggaatgtgggaaagcctttactCAACATTCAAGGCTTATTCAACACCACAGAATGCATACTGGTGAGAAACCTTATAAGTGTAAGGAATGTGAGAAGGCCTTTAGTAGTGCCTCAACACTTACTAACCATCACAGAATTCATGCTGGCAAGAAACTCtatgaatgtaaagaatgtggaaAGGCCTTTATTCAGAGCTCAGAACTTATtcaacatcagagaattcatacagatgaaaaaccatatgaatgtaatgaatgtggaaagGCTTTTAATAAAGGCTCAAACCTTACTCGACATCAAAGAATTCACACTGGTGAGAAACCTTATGACTGCAAGGAATGTGGAAAGGCCTTTGGTAGTCGCTCTGACCTCATCCGCCATGAAGGAATTCATATTGGATAA
- the ZNF829 gene encoding zinc finger protein 829 isoform X1, with the protein MHAELLQAVFRGSVMFRDVSINFSQEEWECLDSSQMNLYKEVMLENFSNLVSVGLSSSKPTVISLLEQGKEPWMVDRELTRGLCSDLESMCETKLLSLKKRHFSQVMFTHEDIPTFIRPTFLIPHQKTINEEKPCECKICGKAFNQNSHFVQHQRIHSAEKNYECKECGKSFSRGSLVARHQRIHTGEKPYECKECGKAFSCSSYFSQHQRIHTGEKPYECKECGKAFNYCSNLNDHQRIHTGEKPYECKVCGKAFTKSSQLFPHLRIHTGEKPYECKECGKAFTQHSRLIQHHRMHTGEKPYKCKECEKAFSSASTLTNHHRIHAGKKLYECKECGKAFIQSSELIQHQRIHTDEKPYECNECGKAFNKGSNLTRHQRIHTGEKPYDCKECGKAFGSRSDLIRHEGIHIG; encoded by the exons atgCATGCTGAACTTCTACAAGCAGTTTTCAGG GGGTCAGTGATGTTCAGGGATGTGTCTATAAACTTCTCTCAGGAGGAATGGGAGTGCCTGGACTCTAGTCAGATGAACTTATACAAAGAAGTGATGTTGGAGAATTTCAGCAACCTGGTTTCAGTGG GACTTTCCAGTTCTAAGCCAACTGTGATCTCCTTATTGGAACAAGGAAAAGAGCCCTGGATGGTTGACAGAGAGCTGACGAGAGGCCTTTGTTCAG ATCTGGAATCCATGTGTGAGACCAAGTTACTCTCTCTAAAGAAGAGACATTTTAGTCAAGTGATGTTTACCCATGAAGACATACCCACTTTTATTCGGCCCACGTTTCTTATTCCACATCAAAAAACTATTAATGAAGAGAAGCCCTGTGAATGTAAAATATGTGGAAAGGCCTTTAATCAAAACTCACACTTTGTtcaacatcagagaattcattcTGCTGAAAAAAACTATGAATGTAAGGAGTGTGGGAAGTCCTTTAGTCGTGGCTCACTTGTTGCTCGACATCAGAGGATTCACACTGGTGAAAAACCCTATGAGTGTAAAGAATGCGGCAAGGCTTTTAGTTGTAGTTCATATTTTTCTCAACATCAGAGGATTCACACtggtgagaaaccctatgaatgtaaggaatgtggaaaagcctttaaTTATTGCTCAAACCTTAATgatcatcagagaattcacactggtgaaaaaccctatgaatgtaaagtGTGTGGAAAAGCCTTTACTAAGAGTTCACAACTTTTTCCACATCTgagaattcatactggtgagaaaccttatgaatgtaaggaatgtgggaaagcctttactCAACATTCAAGGCTTATTCAACACCACAGAATGCATACTGGTGAGAAACCTTATAAGTGTAAGGAATGTGAGAAGGCCTTTAGTAGTGCCTCAACACTTACTAACCATCACAGAATTCATGCTGGCAAGAAACTCtatgaatgtaaagaatgtggaaAGGCCTTTATTCAGAGCTCAGAACTTATtcaacatcagagaattcatacagatgaaaaaccatatgaatgtaatgaatgtggaaagGCTTTTAATAAAGGCTCAAACCTTACTCGACATCAAAGAATTCACACTGGTGAGAAACCTTATGACTGCAAGGAATGTGGAAAGGCCTTTGGTAGTCGCTCTGACCTCATCCGCCATGAAGGAATTCATATTGGATAA
- the ZNF829 gene encoding zinc finger protein 829 isoform X2 produces MFRDVSINFSQEEWECLDSSQMNLYKEVMLENFSNLVSVGLSSSKPTVISLLEQGKEPWMVDRELTRGLCSDLESMCETKLLSLKKRHFSQVMFTHEDIPTFIRPTFLIPHQKTINEEKPCECKICGKAFNQNSHFVQHQRIHSAEKNYECKECGKSFSRGSLVARHQRIHTGEKPYECKECGKAFSCSSYFSQHQRIHTGEKPYECKECGKAFNYCSNLNDHQRIHTGEKPYECKVCGKAFTKSSQLFPHLRIHTGEKPYECKECGKAFTQHSRLIQHHRMHTGEKPYKCKECEKAFSSASTLTNHHRIHAGKKLYECKECGKAFIQSSELIQHQRIHTDEKPYECNECGKAFNKGSNLTRHQRIHTGEKPYDCKECGKAFGSRSDLIRHEGIHIG; encoded by the exons ATGTTCAGGGATGTGTCTATAAACTTCTCTCAGGAGGAATGGGAGTGCCTGGACTCTAGTCAGATGAACTTATACAAAGAAGTGATGTTGGAGAATTTCAGCAACCTGGTTTCAGTGG GACTTTCCAGTTCTAAGCCAACTGTGATCTCCTTATTGGAACAAGGAAAAGAGCCCTGGATGGTTGACAGAGAGCTGACGAGAGGCCTTTGTTCAG ATCTGGAATCCATGTGTGAGACCAAGTTACTCTCTCTAAAGAAGAGACATTTTAGTCAAGTGATGTTTACCCATGAAGACATACCCACTTTTATTCGGCCCACGTTTCTTATTCCACATCAAAAAACTATTAATGAAGAGAAGCCCTGTGAATGTAAAATATGTGGAAAGGCCTTTAATCAAAACTCACACTTTGTtcaacatcagagaattcattcTGCTGAAAAAAACTATGAATGTAAGGAGTGTGGGAAGTCCTTTAGTCGTGGCTCACTTGTTGCTCGACATCAGAGGATTCACACTGGTGAAAAACCCTATGAGTGTAAAGAATGCGGCAAGGCTTTTAGTTGTAGTTCATATTTTTCTCAACATCAGAGGATTCACACtggtgagaaaccctatgaatgtaaggaatgtggaaaagcctttaaTTATTGCTCAAACCTTAATgatcatcagagaattcacactggtgaaaaaccctatgaatgtaaagtGTGTGGAAAAGCCTTTACTAAGAGTTCACAACTTTTTCCACATCTgagaattcatactggtgagaaaccttatgaatgtaaggaatgtgggaaagcctttactCAACATTCAAGGCTTATTCAACACCACAGAATGCATACTGGTGAGAAACCTTATAAGTGTAAGGAATGTGAGAAGGCCTTTAGTAGTGCCTCAACACTTACTAACCATCACAGAATTCATGCTGGCAAGAAACTCtatgaatgtaaagaatgtggaaAGGCCTTTATTCAGAGCTCAGAACTTATtcaacatcagagaattcatacagatgaaaaaccatatgaatgtaatgaatgtggaaagGCTTTTAATAAAGGCTCAAACCTTACTCGACATCAAAGAATTCACACTGGTGAGAAACCTTATGACTGCAAGGAATGTGGAAAGGCCTTTGGTAGTCGCTCTGACCTCATCCGCCATGAAGGAATTCATATTGGATAA